The Cyclopterus lumpus isolate fCycLum1 chromosome 1, fCycLum1.pri, whole genome shotgun sequence sequence ttatcttgttttttttgcatgtggGTTTGTTGGTAGAATTTCCTGTGAGAAATAAGAAAGCCACAACTGAGGAGTTAGAAACAGAAATGAGAATCAACAAAGCTGCAAACAAATTgctgtgatgaaaaaaaatccAGAAACTCTCAAATAAAAGTAGTGATGTCATCCTAGTTTTGCTCTGAAAGCTCTCGTTTCTTGTCGTTGGAGTGGTCGATAACACGCTCGTTGTTTCCGTCGCAGATCGGTCGCTCCACAGAGACTCCCATCGACTTCGTGGTGACGGACACGCTGCCCGGGGGTCACGCCCACGCCGACGGCCAAACGGCCCAGAGCACCATCTCCCGCTTCGCCTGCCGCGTCATCTGCCAGAGGAACCCGCCGTACGCCGCGCGCATCTACGCCGCGGGCTTCGACTCCTCCAAGAACATCTTCCTCGGGGTAGGGAGCGCGGGAACCGGCCGCGGCAGGCGACGCGTCGCTCGATcgggttgattgattgattcatcGGTTTATCTCgacggcttttttttttttccgcaggAGAAAGCGGCCAAGTGGCGGACGCAGGACGGTCAGATGGACGGGCTGACCACCAACGGCGTGCTGGTGATGCGCCCGCGCCACGGCTTCAGCCAGGGCTCCACACCCGGCCTGTGGAGGGAGATGTCCGTCTGCGGCAACGTCTTCACGCTGCGGGAAACCAGGTCGTCTCAGCAGAGGGGCAAGATGGTGGGTCTCTTTAACGTCCAACGTGGTGGTCGTTTTTAGTTGACCTTCAGAAGAGATGTTGCGCAACAATTTGCTGAGGATGAATAAAGTTCTAtcttatgtttttttaaatattgatagTTGAGTAAATCTTATTGTGTGCTCCCCCCGCCCTCCTTCTCCAGGTGGACCCTGAGTCCAACGAGCTGGTGGACGGGTCCCTCGTGGACCTCTGCGGCGCCACCCTGCTGTGGCGGACGGCCGAGGGCCTGGCGCACACGCCCACCGTCAAGCACCTGGAGGCGCTGCGGCAGGAGCTGAACGCCGGGCGGCCGCAGTGCCCCGTGGGCTTCAACACGCTGGCGTTCCCCAGCATGCGCCGCAGAGACGTGGTGGACGAGAGGCAGCCCTGGGCCTACCTGCGCTGCGGCCACGTGCACGGCTACCACGGCTGGGGCGGGCGCCGCCACCCCGAGGCGGAGGCGGAGTGCCCGGAGAGAGAGTGCCCCATGTGCCGGACGCGGGGCCCTTACAAGCCGCTGTGGCTGGGCTGCGAGGCGGGCTTCTGCGTGGACGCCGAGCCCCCCAGCCACGCCTTCGTGCCCTGCGGCCACGTCGGCTCGGAGAAGACGACGGCCTTCTGGAGTCGGATCCCGCTGCCGCACAGCACGCACACCTTCCACGCCGCGTGCCCGTTCTGCATCGAGCCGCTGGGCGGAGAGTCCGGCTGCATCCGGCTCATCTTCCAAAGCCCGCTGGACTAGACGCCACAAAACCACATCAGGGTGGACAAGAACTgtacgctttttttttttttcgtaacTTAATTTTGTATAACTTAATTTAACTTAATGTTGACCAGTATAGATGCCAGATGTTGGCTTTGCCTTACaccttttttataatttattccttttacctcttcagtaaagtgtttttgtaaattaatGTCTCTCACTGCCTTAAAACTGGATTTCACTGtgacccacttcctgtttttaaaagcagaatATTTATGAAAAccgtaaaaaaattaaaaaaatacacttgAACTTTTTCGTGATGCAGCGAATGCAGATTAACTGTATTTTATGaccttttttaatacttttttatcACGactttacaaaaatatattctttggGAAATATTTTACGGCGCTGTCTTGTAATTTTGAAAAACGTCCAACCTGAATGTCACTTCCTAAACAATATGCAAATGTGCTTCAGGCTTGAATGACAATAAACCAGCTTGATTCGGTTGTCACATGAGGAAGAAACTCTCAgtaaacacttcctgtttgtttgtttgttgcagctTCTGGCAAAGTGCTcttaaacatttacatttacacatgAAAAAAGCTTGATATAATACAAAAGAGGAAACTATACCATAATATCAATGCATACCAATACTAAAACATCTCAAGTGACCGATGACTTTGCTGAcctttcctctagcgccaccatgaggccAAAACCTCATGCTTTTATgtaagaaatgttttaaatgattttctATTGCTTCCTCCGAATTTCACCAATCATCTTCCTGTTCCCCAGAGGTGGAACTTTTCCTTATATTCTGATAAATTGACATCATTAAAACTTAAATTGTTTAGCTCTTACCATCTGGAGGTTGACTTTTACTTCAGATTTTCAGACCTTCATATACAACAAACTAAATCTTTCATTTAGTGGCTTTTACAGTTTTCTCAGACATGGTAGGCTCACTTAAAAGGTGAAAGGTTTTAATCATCAGTTCACCAGCAGAAAGGATTATCCTGAgcaatgtgaagaaaaaaaagtcaaacttttgATGATTTAACTTAAAATATTTGGCTGCTCAACAAGGGAGATGTAACATTAATTCAGTTAATTGTCAGGgtcatatgcatatatatatattttatatatatatatatatacattacggaatcttgaatatatatatttatatatataaacatatatactgtgtatatatatatattatatatgtgtgtatatatatattcaagatTTAGAAATAGATTagaaatatacaatatgaaCTAAGTGGGTGGGATGACTACTTTAAATGCGTGTAAAGGCGGCAGCtggccagcaggtggcggcAGCGAGCTTCAAGcgaagggaaagaagaagacaacacggacggccccgcccccttcctcctctcgcAGTGCATGATGGTCAGTGGACTGTTGCTATCCGCTGTGTGTCCTGCTGTTTTCCTCCCGGTTCCTCCGGCGTTCCTGCGATGGTGAAGAGGAGAAGCACCGGCTGCTGTGCCTCACACGACAGGTAACGGAAGCGACCGGAGTTCCCCCCGGAGTCACggagctccccccccccgcccccggtTCGTCTCTCGGCTCCGTTCCgcctgtcagagagagagaggcagccgTTAGCTTCCCGGCTAACCCCGCTAGCTCGTCTACGTGTAACCGCCGCTTGTGTCACGAGCCGCGGGCTCTCGCAGCCTCGTCGGCCCTTGTCCTGGAAGTATCAGAGTATTCCATTAGCTGGTCAAGTACTGGACACGTTCgaggtacttttactacacTAGCCGACCGGATGTAGAGGTGTTGAACACATCCACAGCTGTAGCTGCTGTGATGTTGATGTACAAACATCATTTATTATGGTAAATAAACACTCACGGGGAACGTTTTACTGCACAATTTGTCCTTAAAACTTGgagtacatttgttttgtgtgtgtgatcacagtGAAGAACAGGACGAACATGTATAtgatacacatacatatacatacatacatacatacatacatacatacatacatacatagatacatacatagatacatacacatacatacatagatacatacacatacatacatacatacatacacatacatacatacatacatggatacatacatacatacatgcatacataaagatacacacacacacatgtatgtacatacataaagatacacacatgtatatgtaaaGATACAGATATACATACTTAAAGATGCACACATATagatacacatgcacatattcatacataaagatacacacacgtatgtacAAGCGTAAagatacacacaacacatgtatatgtaaagatacagacacacagatatatatacataaatatacacacatatatattatatatatatatacacatacataaagatacatgcatatatacataaagatacacatatatacatgcatatagatacactcacacatagacatacataaacatacacacacatatacatacataaacatatacatacataaagatacacatatatacatacataaagatacacatatatacatacataaagatacacacatatatacataaatatacacatatatacatacataaagatacacatatatacatacataaagatacacacatatacatacataaagatacacatatatacacacataaagatacacatgtatacatacataaagaTACACATAACCAAAGACAGTTTTTTACAGTGAgctattagtacttttacttgaatacttcttccacgtCTGGAAGGCGGCGCAATGATTTGACTTTTCAAGCAAAactcaacattttttaaatgtaatatttaaattCTGAATATTTTCACATTGGTTTGGGGGAGAAGTAACGTTAAGatttatggattaaaacaacTTAACTCAACGTTCAACAGACTGTTAACAGTCTTTCCTAAACTTCGCTTATCTTAGTTTACCTTTACAATAAGGATTAATAAGTTTGattaatgaatacattcagGGTTTATTGAATGTATTTGGGGTTTTGTTAATCGAGGAATACATTCAGAACTTTAAGGATACGTTATTTATTCTCTAACAAGAAGAGAGGAACTCAATATTACACAAAAAAGAGCTTTTATCAAGTCTGTAAAATGACCCAGAGTACGTCAGAGAGAtttagacacagacacattagtTTCTATATTAGCCATAAAAGGGTTTCAATGAAAGTACATTAAATGTAAGATCCAGCTGTGTTCTTTTGAAGTTTGACAAATTATTTGGGATGAAAAGTCGTGACATCTCGTCCTCTCCCGTGTCCATTCTGACCGTTCTCTTTTTAATCCGTCTTTTCTGAGTCCCTTAGAATGGCTTGAGTACCGGTTCTGTGTTATGTTTATATTATGACGTGACTTAGGCTTTACGGTGGTTTTGATGGGCTGTATACTGGAAgacttcttcatcatcatcatcatcatcatcatcatcatcatcagtgtgATGAGATTACCAGCAGAGGGTTTTACAGTCGCAGTCGGATTCGAGCTGAAACGGCGCCTCTCCGCCGTGACGTGAAGGACGTGAAgcttatttataatacttgttttgatttcttttattaCGTCTCTTGTTTGCACTTTCTGTATGCGAGACTAATAAagggttatttttatttaatacaaaacaaagtcaaactTCATATGTCCGTGTCAACAATACGACGTTGAAATAAGTTTAATGTCacgtaaaacaaaagaaagatttTGGAGATGGTTTGACACATTAAAAAGATAATTATTCACTTAAACACCTAAAAATCTTCTATATATAAAGTCTACGCTGATACTGAAATGCTGTTTTTTAATGCAagcataaatatgttttaaaatcttatttttttttttttacaaagaaacaTTTCTTAAACCAGCGTTGTTTATGTTAAAAAAACGTCTCAAATGATTTTGGGTAGTAGCTCAGAACTGTGACCTTCCTCTGGATTTCCCCTCcatggttttgtttttcactgcATATTTATATCCTTTTGGTTTCCAGCTGCTGTTTTCTgatttaaaaaccttttttttttttttacctgctcGGCAAACAGCTACAGACCAGCTGCTGAAGAAGAGACGGATATTTTctcggtggagaccaaaaacggagctaaaaAAAACCCAGATAATATTGGACTCGCGTACACTTTCTGTGTCCAAAGTTTAAAACGATTTATAATCTTCTCTTATGGAAAGTGCGCATTCTCCTTTTTGTATCTTAACGCcagctctcttctcttctctcgtGCCCGTCCGTCTCCAGCTAGCCTCCCGGGAGGCGAGTCCCAATGCCATGGCGTCCAGCCACGGCTCCTCCCCAGTGCCTCGCGGAGGCCGAGATGGGATCTATCGCAAGGAGCGCGACACGCCGCCGCCCCCCCGATGCCGGTCCGTCCGCTCCCTGCCCGACGTCTGCCCCAAGGAGCCCACCGGTAGATTAAAAACAGCTGCTTTCTATAATGTTTTAGCGGTTGTTGACGTCGTTTAAGGGCTTTAACGAAACAGATCGTTACCATTTAGGGAATATCTGAAGATATTTagtttacaatttaaataaaacaaagaaaacgagCCACTGTTTAAATTTTAAGACGCTCTTAAAAATTTTTTTCTGCAGGCGATGGGCGGGGCCTGTGCGACGGCCCGTCCGTGGTGGCGGAGCACGACCGGTGGACGGTGTACAGCTCGAAGGTCAACCTCCCCGCCGCGCTGAACGACCCGCGGCTCGCCAAGCGGGAGTCCGACTTCTTCACCAAAACGTGGGGGCTGGACTTCGCCGAGACGGAGGTGATGCCCTCCTTCTACCTCCCCAACATCACCCGGGAACACTTCGGCCCTTACCTGCAGGAGATGACTCAGGTAACGCACCCACGATGAATAACCACTACCCTGATttatgctggaggaggagggcgtgGCTTTGACGCTGATCATGTGACTCGCTcgtctttttttattcagactGTGTGAGCAGTGTCTATATCTGTAGAGattcattgttattgtttaaaaataaaaagcttttattttgaaatgaatgtGCTGAAACGAGGCTGTCGCACGTGCACAGTGCACGTGCGTGAGAGGCGAGGTAACCGTTGCACGTCCTGGGCGTCGCGGTACCTTTACTTCACCTCGTGGGCGTGTCAGGAATCCTgttgaagctgttttttttgttttttttattgtcatcttTTTGGCTCAATACATAAACCCTTTGATATAAACGAGATAACCAAAGAGCAGTTTcaacattaatttttttttaaaattctgtgCTCTGTACTATCATAATTTATTACTTATTTTTTGGTGgtacaaataatgtattattttcatATGCACAACGATTACAGAGAAGCAGTCGTTGGCTCTCAGGCCCAACAATGGacataaaatatgtataaaagtaaaaatatttaataaaattctaggtctaaataaaataaaatgtgctgaGAGATTATCCAGTAGTAATGTGAGTTACAGGTGTGATTTGCCCTCTTTTTGTGAGCTTTCATCCAATTAGACGCATTAAAAGTCAATTTCACCGCTTCACTTGAAAACTGATGAAACCGTTAAAAACGGGAGGATTTTCAAACAAGTTctggtgtctttttttctgatttctAAGGAGATTTATAGACATTTGGTCACAAATTTGACTCTCACagaatttaaatattatttgtgtAATTGCATACACATAATTTATATcatgtgtgttaaagtgtgacTGAGAAATGATCCCGAGAAGAAGATTTAGCACAAAAAgggactaaaaaaaacattataactTTGGAAGATGTTCACTTGCTTTGTCTGACGCCGACTCCTGAAGTCTCAAATTTCACTTCCACACGTGAGCGTGTGAGAAAAAAGGTGTTCCTGAACTCCAATTGGCTGGAAAAACTTTGGTAAAAATAATACGGGATGAAAAAATGTCTCCGAAGCTTcattccacttcctgtctgatcaAACGGCTCTCTTCTCTCATCTGTCACAgcagcgttgttgttgttgtttttctacttGTGCACTAGTTGATGATTAGTGGTTGTTGCACCGCGGATGGAGGGATTTATGGGATGCACTTACAAGCAGAACAACATAAAGGAGCAGCTGCAAAGTGTCGACTGTTTCCTAGGTTGTTGTTACAGGATGAAatcattcaacatgtcaaactCTGGACGATCAGCTATTTTACACTGATTCTTCTTTCTGCTGCCATATTCAGACGGTTCAACGTATTCAAATATCTTTTAGGAGGTTCATTATTTGTTGTCCCCTTTTTAATTGGGTGTAAGTGTCCAGATAAGGATCATCACAAGccaccagcagtgtgtgttttctggttcGCCTTTTCTTATTCTTCCTTTTTATGGTGTACGAAGTTTTGCCAACATGGTTAATAAGAAATCTGCTCATAcaacagtatacatatataatttattttctttttctttttcttattattctttatatatatatatatatatatatatatatatatatatatatatatatatatatatatatatatatatattatattcctttttaatatatatatttctttttaaatatatatatttttttctttatgtatttttatatatatcttttgaatataaatttcattttatatatatatatatatacagtatattcttttttatatatttaaaaaacaaatatatatgtatatatatatatataaaaatatatatatttttatatatttttatatatatatatatatatatatttaaaaaaaaaaaaaatatatatatatatatatatatatatatatatatatatatatatattttaataaatatactaCTTGGCTTTATATGAATTTCCTTGTCGTTGTTGAAGGAAATAGAAGTTTTTAAATTGGCTATAAAACTCCTCAGATAAGCAGAGTCTGGTTTCCCTTTGAGGTTTTTAGACTTTGTCACCTGAACCGACTCGTTTTCAGTTCctgatctttttttgttgttgttgttgttgttgtttttgacgtCGCCACCTGTCAGTCACCGTTTCCTCCTTCTGGGTTTCATAAtgacttctttaaaaaaaacacgagacGAGACCCCAGCGGTCACATATTCCTCTGACGCTTCCTCATTCCTGTCAtgtgctgtttttattgttctcATTTGACAGGTCGGGAAGCTCTGGTGTTTTAGTCCTCTAGCGCCTCCCTCTGGCCGAACGTGACATTACACACGGGGGGTTATTGTGGCTGCAgagttttaattaaatttaatttaaaaaacctgtctttctgtgtctgtttttctttaattttttttttagagggaaAGAATCCACGAACGCTGCAAGTCGATCTGTCCCAACAAAGACGACGTGGACGCCGCCTCCAGCATCGCCTCCAACCACGGTATGAATTATTAACCGGGAACAATGAGCCCTGCAGGAAGCGGAGACGATTATCAACCAAAGATGTACTTTctaggttttttttaaatgagtaacCTCTCACAAACCAAAACTTTCCACTTTCCTTTCAGATCACTTCTTAGaactcttttttccttttttaatttacaataaTTGATCCAAATTGTTatgataattgtgtttttttaaacgctGCGCATTTAAAAATGACCTCCGGTGTTTGTTTTAGCGTTGTATTTCTTGTtcgttttatttaattattattttttttttttagtctggAGTACTGTGTAACTTTTAATTTGAGAGGCGCAATACAAACAAAACTTTATTTAACTAATATTATTACAGTACttctgtacatgtgtgtctatgcTAATTGTAACAAACTCATACTTGAGCTTCAAAAACGTCTTCTTCGGTGCTTTTCATCCACAAATATAAACGCAAATCAGTTTTTACTTGTTTAATCAAACAACTGTCGTCCAGAATGTAAAAATACCCTAAAAACACAACTGACTGAATCCCAAATGACTGATCCAGAacgtttctttgttttctaGAAAAATCCAGAGTTGAGCTGGAACAAGTCCCGAAGGTAACGCTTCCACCTCCCAGCCGGAGGAACTGAATCTTCtactcttatttattttttactttttatagtTGCATAAACTAGATTAAACTCTGCTTCTCAACGGGCAGTTAGACAGACAGCTTGTTCCTCAGGTGGTTTTATATTTAAGTCTCCGAATGGACCGTATtctcatttattaaaaataatgttgatCTCATGACGGATCGGCTTGTTTTCACCGATATGTGAGTCAGATATTTGTGTCTCACGACGTCTCTCTGGGCTTTGAATGCTGCAGATCTTCATGAAGCCCGAGTTTGCTCTGGAGAACCCCGCCACCTTCAACAGCGTGCTGCCCTGGTCGCACTTCAACAGCGCCGGAGGGAAGAGCAACCGAGACGTGGCCTCCTCCaagctgctgcaggagaaggtGAAGCCGCTCGCCACCACTCACGATCACACGACTCCCGAGTGTAACCTTTTAacctgagcccccccccccgcgtcctcctcctcctccagctgagccaCTACCTGGACGTGGTGGAGGTGAGCATCGCCCGGCAGATCTCGCTGCGCTCCGACGCGTTCTTCCACGCCATGTCGTCGCAGCACGAGCTGCAGGACCGTCTGCGGGAGACGCAGCGGGCCGTGGCCGTCCTGCGGGGCCGCACCGCCGCCATCGACCGCATCATGTGCCGGGGGCCCCTGCAGGCCCTCCGCACCGCCCTGACCCGCAACAACTGCGCCAAGCTGCACAACAAGCTGAAGCTGATGGCGGCGGTGCACCAGACGCAGCCCACCGTGCAGCTGCTGCTCTCCACCTCCGAGTTCGTCGGAGCGCTGGAGCTCATCTCCACCACCAAGGAGGTGCTGCAGCAGGAGCTGCAGGGAATCCACAGCTTCAGGTGACGAGGGAGCGTTTGTTTAATCCGTCTTTACAGACGGGCGTCGTGTGCGGACGGCTCGGCTTCTTCAcggacattttcttttgtctcccCCCCTCAGACATCTGGGCTCCCAGCTGTGCGAGCTGGAGAAGCTGATCGACAAGATGATGGTGGAGGATTTCAGCATGTACGCCCGCAGCGACCTGAACCGCAGCCTGAGGGACGAGCCGCTCGTCCTCGAGAAGGTCTGAACAAGCTCCTCCCTCACCGGCACGGCGGTCATGCATTCCCGTGTTTGTCACCTTTTcttacatgcaaaaaaaaaaaaaaactctttacgCAGATTAATAacaaatagatatatttatttatttataataaatattcattcggaatgaataaatatttattataaatatatatttataatattatataatatattataaataaatatatatatatattataaatacattaatttatttatttataatacatatgtattcataatgaatacatatttattataaatatatatatatttataataaatatatatattcataatgaataaatatgtattataaatatatatacatcatttatatatgtttaacaGATGATGTGCTCATCACAGGGTCACAAACCAAACGTTGCCTCGCAGAAGGTgggacgcacacgcacacgcacacgcaaaacACGCCCGGCTCGGTCGCCACGATGTTGATCAGTGATCGATCG is a genomic window containing:
- the LOC117732899 gene encoding E3 ubiquitin-protein ligase pellino homolog 1-like — translated: MFSLGQENISTSPASTKGPVKYGELIVLGCNGSLPSGDKGRRKSRFALCRRNKANGVKASTVHPSCTPQAAKAVSNKEQHSISYTLSRAQTVVVEYTHDGLTDMFQIGRSTETPIDFVVTDTLPGGHAHADGQTAQSTISRFACRVICQRNPPYAARIYAAGFDSSKNIFLGEKAAKWRTQDGQMDGLTTNGVLVMRPRHGFSQGSTPGLWREMSVCGNVFTLRETRSSQQRGKMVDPESNELVDGSLVDLCGATLLWRTAEGLAHTPTVKHLEALRQELNAGRPQCPVGFNTLAFPSMRRRDVVDERQPWAYLRCGHVHGYHGWGGRRHPEAEAECPERECPMCRTRGPYKPLWLGCEAGFCVDAEPPSHAFVPCGHVGSEKTTAFWSRIPLPHSTHTFHAACPFCIEPLGGESGCIRLIFQSPLD